In a single window of the Trichoderma breve strain T069 chromosome 6, whole genome shotgun sequence genome:
- a CDS encoding ATPase family associated with various cellular activities (AAA) domain-containing protein, protein MSTLEELDDLDRREKEEKRRGNNGKKATVTDGDDEMKDAEEKDDILDDEILSLSTQDIQTRKRLLENDSRIMKSELSRLTHEKAAMGEKIKENMDKIANNRQLPYLVGNVVELLDLDPTAESSEEGANIDLDATRVGKSAVIKTSTRQTIFLPLIGLVDSDKLKPGDLIGVNKDSYLVLDTLPAEYDSRVKAMEVDEKPTEQYTDVGGLDKQIEELVEAIVWPMKEAERFKKIGIKAPKGALMYGPPGTGKTLMARACAAQTEATFLKLAGPQLVQMFIGDGAKLVRDCFALAKEKAPAIIFIDELDAVGTKRFDSEKSGDREVQRTMLELLNQLDGFASDDRIKVLAATNRVDVLDPALLRSGRLDRKIEFPLPNEEARAQILKIHSRKMKVDPGVNWGELARSTDEFGGAMLKAVCVEAGMIALRSGKNQIGHEHYVDAIAEVQAKKKDTVNFYA, encoded by the exons ATGTCGACCCTCGAAGAGCTCGATGACCTCGACCGccgggagaaggaggagaagagaagaggaaacaaTGGCAAGAAGGCCACCGTTACCGATGGGGACGAcgagatgaaggatgcggaggagaaggacgaCATTCTCGATGACGAAATCCTCAGCCTGAGCACACAAGACATCCAGACCCGAAAGCGATTACTCGAAAACGACTCTCGGATCATGAAGAGCGAGCTTTCGAGGTTAACACATGAGAAGGCTGCCATGGGcgagaagatcaaggagaatATGGATAAGATCGCAAACAACAG GCAACTTCCTTATCTCGTAGGAAATGTTGTCGAGCTGCTAGACCTAGATCCCACTGCGGAATCTTCTGAGGAGGGTGCCAACATCGATCTCGATGCCACACGAGTGGGCAAGTCAGCCGTCATCAAGACCTCCACGAGACAGACCATCTTCCTGCCGCTGATCGGTCTCGTTGACTCGGATAAGCTCAAACCTGGTGACCTGATTGGTGTAAACAAAGACTCATACCTCGTTTTGGACACACTGCCCGCCGAGTATGACAGCCGAGTCAAGGCTATGGAGGTTGACGAGAAGCCAACAGAGCAGTACACCGATGTTGGAGGTCTGGACAAGCAGATTGAGGAGCTGGTGGAAGCTATTGTCTGGCCCATGAAGGAAGCAGAACGGTTCAAGAAGATTGGCATCAAGGCGCCCAAAG GCGCTCTGATGTACGGCCCCCCCGGTACCGGAAAGACTCTAATGGCCAGAGCCTGCGCTGCTCAGACAGAGGCAACGTTTCTCAAGCTTGCAGGACCTCAGCTTGTGCAAATGTTCATTGGAGATGGTGCTAAGCTTGTTCGCGACTGTTTTGCCCtagcaaaggaaaaggcccccgcaatcatcttcatcgacgaGCTTGATGCTGTCGGTACCAAGCGATTCGACAGCGAGAAGAGCGGTGATCGAGAAGTCCAGCGAACCATGTTGGAGCTGCTTAACCAGCTTGATGGTTTCGCATCCGACGACCGCATCAAGGTTTTGGCTGCCACCAACCGAGTCGACGTGCTCGACCCTGCACTGCTACGATCTGGCCGTCTGGACCGAAAGATTGAGTTTCCCCTGCCGAACGAGGAGGCCCGAGCACAAATTCTCAAGATTCACTCACGCAAGATGAAGGTTGACCCCGGAGTCAACTGGGGCGAACTGGCCCGAAGCACGGATGAGTTTGGTGGCGCCATGTTGAAGGCCGTCTGTGTCGAGGCCGGCATGATTGCCCTGCGATCAGGGAAGAACCAGATTGGCCACGAGCACTACGTTGACGCCATTGCCGAGGtgcaggccaagaagaaggat ACTGTCAACTTTTACGCATAA
- a CDS encoding putative stress-responsive nuclear envelope protein domain-containing protein, which produces MWRLRDVLIVGLAVSGAAASNWFPGSKTVYNKWHETELERWLSDQNIPYPTPADRKDLEDLVSKNWNNYVVEPYNSWDTSQLSAYLQSKGSDVAKDAQKNKDSLISQVKANWYETEDSANSAWTSVKDWILDTWTDSQLKSFCDKNGIPVPQPRTRDTLLQKAREGYSTLAEKAGETAAYPGDWLYSTWSTSDLKEWLDTHGFPAPQPTNRDKLIASIQAAYTYLTDTIIEAWGESQLKEFCDKNGIPVPQGTKLNELRALVRKHRADILGDTVGASAKAYFGAATSNAQNQYARATDSASLAAQDAFNQAVDKWSDSRLKSYLDARGVPVPQASKSDDLRALVRKHAHKASTGWQAWNFDDYSYDNLKNYLINNGNAAAKSAAKKKDATREDLVSAAQSAYSSASTAGGAQYASATSYLASVTAAAKHNAFDTWSESELKSYLDSYGVPVPQGSKIDELRAEARKQSTYFRYGSSSPGGTVFAKLGETARDTWRWVADQLHIGSEVAREEAAKAEAEAKKKGEKLRKEL; this is translated from the exons ATGTGGCGCCTTCGAGACGTCCTAATCGTGGGGCTGGCCGTGTCGGGAGCTGCAGCTAGCAACTGGTTCCCCGGCTCCAAGACAG TCTACAACAAGTGGCACGAGACGGAGCTTGAGCGATGGCTCTCCGACCAGAACATCCCTTACCCGACTCCAGCTGACCGCAAGGATCTGGAGGATCTCGTTTCCAAGAACTGGAACAACTATGTTGTGGAGCCGTATAATAGCTGGGATACCTCTCAGCTAAGCGCATATCTGCAATCCAAGGGCAGTGATGTGGCCAAGGATGCTCAGAAGAATAAGGACAGCCTGATTTCCCAGGTGAAGGCCAACTGGTACGAGACTGAAGACTCTGCCAACTCAGCATGGACCAGTGTCAAGGATTGGATTCTTGATACCTGGACCGATTCTCAGCTCAAGTCTTTCTGTGACAAGAACGGCATTCCAG TGCCTCAACCGCGTACTCGTGATACTCTGCTTCAGAAAGCCCGCGAGGGATACTCTACTCTCGCAGAAAAGGCCGGTGAAACCGCTGCCTATCCCGGCGACTGGCTGTACTCTACCTGGTCCACGTCTGATCTAAAGGAGTGGCTTGACACTCACGGCTTCCCTGCCCCTCAGCCAACTAACCGAGACAAGCTGATTGCTTCG atccaggctgCCTACACATACCTCACTGACACAATTATTGAGGCTTGGGGCGAGTCTCAGCTCAAGGAGTTTTGCGACAAGAATGGAATCCCTGTTCCCCAAGGCACCAAACTCAATGAACTTCGAGCCCTCGTTCGGAAGCACCGCGCTGATATTCTCGGTGATACCGTTGGTGCTAGCGCCAAGGCTTACTTTGGTGCTGCTACCTCCAATGCTCAGAATCAATATGCTAGGGCGACTGACAGCGCTTCGCTTGCCGCCCAGGATGCTTTCAACCAGGCTGTTGACAAGTGGTCGGATAGCCGGCTCAAGTCTTATCTTGATGCCCGCGGTGTCCCTGTTCCCCAGGCCAGCAAGTCTGATGACCTCCGAGCTCTTGTTCGAAAACACGCACACAAAGCCTCCACTGGCTGGCAGGCGTGGAACTTTGATGACTACAGCTATGACAACCTGAAGAATtatctcatcaacaacggcAATGCCGCCGCAAAGTCCGCAGctaagaagaaggatgccaCCCGCGAGGACCTTGTTAGCGCTGCCCAATCTGCCTAttcatctgcttcaactGCTGGCGGCGCCCAATACGCCTCTGCCACTAGCTACCTTGCCTCTGTGACGGCTGCTGCTAAGCACAACGCCTTTGACACGTGGTCGGAGAGCGAACTGAAGTCCTATCTCGACAGCTACGGAGTCCCCGTTCCCCAGGGATCTAAGATTGACGAACTCAGAGCAGAGGCACGCAAGCAATCTACCTACTTCAGATatggatcttcttctcctggagGCACTGTCTTTGCTAAGCTCGGAGAAACGGCCAGGGATACATGGAGATGGGTCGCCGATCAGCTGCACATTGGCAGTGAGGTCGCTAGAgaagaggctgccaaggctgaggctgaagccaagaagaagggcgagaagcttcGAAAGGAATTGTAA
- a CDS encoding acetyltransferase (GNAT) family domain-containing protein, giving the protein MEIRRATRLTKDDVSGRDFSFEISAEVAKPYEALALGAEITTNPIAIAKKDFGFDESEFENTKEPDGVLFAVVEDERVYGYVHAAKCWNNMVEVRFIVLDVSIRGHGYGRKLLDKVVEWARQLGVAGIRLESQSNNVAACYFYRQYGFKFGGYDEYLYKGITQNKDETAFFWYYMLE; this is encoded by the coding sequence ATGGAAATACGACGAGCCACTAGACTTACAAAGGACGACGTTTCGGGCAGAGATTTCTCCTTTGAGATATCTGCCGAAGTGGCCAAACCCTACGAAGCCCTTGCCCTGGGCGCAGAGATTACCACTAATCCGATTGCCATTGCAAAAAAGGATTTCGGATTTGACGAGTCCGAGTTTGAGAATACCAAAGAGCCCGATGGTGTTCTCTTCGCTGTAGTCGAGGATGAAAGAGTTTACGGATACGTACATGCAGCAAAGTGTTGGAACAACATGGTCGAGGTTCGCTTTATCGTGCTGGATGTGAGCATACGAGGACATGGTTACGGTAGAAAGCTGCTTGATAAAGTGGTCGAGTGGGCTCGCCAGCTGGGAGTTGCTGGTATTCGGCTGGAATCACAATCGAACAACGTTGCCGCATGCTATTTCTATAGGCAATACGGATTCAAGTTTGGAGGCTATGATGAGTATTTGTACAAAGGGATCACGCAGAATAAGGATGAGACAGCGTTCTTTTGGTACTACATGTTGGAGTAA